From the Sandaracinaceae bacterium genome, the window GCAGCCCGCGAGGGGTCCGAAGGCCAGGCAGGTGGCAAGGAGCGTGAAGATCCGCGCGAGGCGCTGGCCGGTCGCGCTGGCTGAGTGGTGTCGCTGCATGGCTAGGGGATACCAGCAGACCGCGCCTTCGAGAAGCCTGGCGAGCGGGGAATCCTGAAACGCGCGGCCCCCCGGCGCGACACCCTGGACCATGGGTCTCTTGATCGACGGTGTCTGGCACGACCAGTGGTACGACACCTCCGCCACGGGCGGGCGCTTCGTGCGCAAGGAGTCGTCGTTCCGCAGCTGGGTCACGCCGGACGGCGCAGCAGGCCCCACGGGCGAGGCCGGCTTCCCGGCGGCGGCGGGGCGCTACCACCTCTACGTGAGCCACGCGTGCCCCTGGGCCCACCGCACCATGATCGTGCGCAGCCTGAAGGGCCTCGAGCAGCTGGTGAGCGTCTCGGTGGTCAACTGGCTGATGGACGCGCGCGGCTGGACGTTCGACGCCGGGCCGGGCGTGGTCCCGGACCCAGTGCGTCACGCGCGGGTCCTGCACGAGGTCTACACGCACGCCAACCCGACGTACACGGGCCGCGTCACGGTGCCGGTGCTCTACGACCGGGAGCGCGACACCATCGTCAGCAACGAGTCGTCGGAGATCATCCGCATGTTCGACTCGGCCTTTGGTTCGCTGGGCGCCGCGGGCCCGGAGCTCTATCCGCCGGCGCTGCGCGTCGAGATCGACCGCATCAACGCGCGCGTGTACGACACCGTGAACAACGGCGTGTACCGGGCCGGCTTCGCCACCACGCAGGACGCCTACGAGGAGGCCGTCGGAGAGCTGTTCGCGAGCCTCGACTGGTTGGAGGCCCTGCTGGGGGAGCGGCGCTACCTGGCGGGCGGGCAGCTCACCGAGGCGGACATCCGGCTGTTCACCACGCTAGTGCGCTTCGACGCGGTCTACGTGGGGCACTTCAAGTGCAACCTGCGGCGCATCGTGGACTACCCCAACCTGCGCGAGTTCACGCGCGAGATCTACCAGCTGCCGGGCGTGCGCGAGACGGTGCACATGGACCACATCAAGGGGCACTACTACCAGAGCCACGCCAGCATCAACCCCACCGGCATCATCCCGGTCGGGCCACAGCTGGATCTCGACGTGCCGCACCGCCGGGGCTAATCAGCCGGGATGCGCGTCACCGGGCTGTTCGTGTATCCCATCAAGTCGTGTGGCGGCGTGAGCCTCCCTGCCGCCGAGGTCACGCGGGCCGGGCTGCGCCACGACCGCCGGCTCATGGTGGTGGATGGCCACGGGCAGTTCTTGTCGCAGCGCACCCACCCGCGCCTGGGCTGGGTGAGCACGCGCCTCGAGGCCACTGGCGTGCGGGCGCTGTCTCCCGAGGGCGAGCTCTTCGTGCCCTTCGACTTCGCGGCTGCCGGCGGGTCCGCAGGCCCGGTGCAGGTCTGGCGCGACACGCTCGCCGCCGTGGTGCACCCCGAGGGCACGCGCTTCTTCCGCGAGGTGCTCGAGCTGCCCGACGCGAGCCTGGTGGCCCTCCCGCCCGGCGGTGAGCGCGCGGTGAACCCCAGCTTCGGGAGCGCCGACGACCGTGTAGGCTTCGCCGACGCGTATCCCATCTTGCTCATGGGGGACAGCAGCGTGCGAGACCTCGAGGCGCGCGCAGGGGTGGCCCTCGACATGCGGCGCTTCCGGCCGAACGTCACGTTCGAGGGCGCGCCCTACGCCGAGGACCGCATGGCAGGGTTTCGCGCGGGTGGCCTGCCCTTCCGGGGCGTGAAGCGCTGCGACCGCTGCGTGCTCACCACGCTTCACCCCGACACGCAGGAGCGTGGCCTCGAGCCGCTGCGCACGCTGGCCGGCTATCGACGGGGTGACGACGGGAAGGTCTACCTGGGCATGAACGTCATCCCGGACGCCGAAGGCACGCTGCGCGTGGGCGACCTCATCACGGACGTCACGGAGCGGGAGCCCCACCCGTGAACGACGCTGACTTCGACCTGCGTGCCGTGGCGGATGCGGCGGGCGTGGCGCGCCTTGCCCACCAGCTGTACGGCCCAGGCTTCGAGCCGCGCGAGGGGGTGCTGCACGTCACGGCCGTGGCGGGCCCAGCGCGCCGCACGCTGCGCATCGACGAGCACACCCCCAAGAGCCTGGCCGACACCTTCGCGCTGAACCTGGCGCGCGCGCGGGCCGACGCCATCGTCATCACCGGCAAGCTGCTGCGCGACGAGCCCGCGCTGTCGTATGCGCCAGGCTCCCCCGGGCCGGCGGCCCCGGCCATGGCGGACTACCGGCGGCAGCTGGGGCGGGACGCGCGGCCCTGGCTGGTGGTGCTCACGCGCGGCGCGGGCTTGCCGCTCACGCACCCCGTGTTCCACGACGGCCACACGCGGCCGCTGATCCATGCGCCCGCCGCGGCCGCCGAGGGGCTGCGCGCGGTGGCGCCCTGCGAGGTGCTGGGCAGCGCTGGCGAGGCATCGCTCGCCGGGCTGGTAGCCGCGTTGCGAGCGCGCGGTGCCCGCACCATCTCGTTCGAAGCCGGCCCGTCGACCACGCGCGAGCTCTACACGGGCGACGCGCCGCTGCTGGACGAGCTGTGCCTGTCCGCGTTCCAGGGGACGCTCCCGCACGAGGCGCAGCTGGCCGAGGCGCTGCCCGCGCTGCCCTCTGCCCTCACGCTGGCCGGCCCCCAGCGCCACGTGCAGGCGCCCAGCGGACCGTGGGCCTTTGCCCGCTACGTG encodes:
- a CDS encoding MOSC domain-containing protein, which codes for MRVTGLFVYPIKSCGGVSLPAAEVTRAGLRHDRRLMVVDGHGQFLSQRTHPRLGWVSTRLEATGVRALSPEGELFVPFDFAAAGGSAGPVQVWRDTLAAVVHPEGTRFFREVLELPDASLVALPPGGERAVNPSFGSADDRVGFADAYPILLMGDSSVRDLEARAGVALDMRRFRPNVTFEGAPYAEDRMAGFRAGGLPFRGVKRCDRCVLTTLHPDTQERGLEPLRTLAGYRRGDDGKVYLGMNVIPDAEGTLRVGDLITDVTEREPHP
- a CDS encoding glutathione S-transferase family protein, whose translation is MGLLIDGVWHDQWYDTSATGGRFVRKESSFRSWVTPDGAAGPTGEAGFPAAAGRYHLYVSHACPWAHRTMIVRSLKGLEQLVSVSVVNWLMDARGWTFDAGPGVVPDPVRHARVLHEVYTHANPTYTGRVTVPVLYDRERDTIVSNESSEIIRMFDSAFGSLGAAGPELYPPALRVEIDRINARVYDTVNNGVYRAGFATTQDAYEEAVGELFASLDWLEALLGERRYLAGGQLTEADIRLFTTLVRFDAVYVGHFKCNLRRIVDYPNLREFTREIYQLPGVRETVHMDHIKGHYYQSHASINPTGIIPVGPQLDLDVPHRRG
- a CDS encoding dihydrofolate reductase family protein gives rise to the protein MNDADFDLRAVADAAGVARLAHQLYGPGFEPREGVLHVTAVAGPARRTLRIDEHTPKSLADTFALNLARARADAIVITGKLLRDEPALSYAPGSPGPAAPAMADYRRQLGRDARPWLVVLTRGAGLPLTHPVFHDGHTRPLIHAPAAAAEGLRAVAPCEVLGSAGEASLAGLVAALRARGARTISFEAGPSTTRELYTGDAPLLDELCLSAFQGTLPHEAQLAEALPALPSALTLAGPQRHVQAPSGPWAFARYVRARPAASASI